Below is a genomic region from Streptomyces roseoviridis.
TCGCCGACCGGCACACCGTCCCGGTCCTGGCCGTCGGTCTCCTTCTCAACACGCTGTTCCTGACCGCCTTCGCCCTCCTCGCCGACGAACCCGCCCCGGCCGTCCTCTGCATGATGGGCATCGGCCTGGTCGGCGTCACCATGAACCCGGCGATGGTGACCCGCGTCCAGCGCACCGGCAACGCGGGCCCCCTCGTCAACACCGTGCACTCCTCCTTCATCACCCTCGGCGTCATCCTCGGCTCCTCCCTCGGCGCCGTCGTGATCGACACGTGGGGACTGCGCGCTCCCCTCTGGCTCGGTGCTGCCCTGGCGCTGGTCGGTCTGGCCACCGTCCTGCCCGACCTCACCCGGCGCACCGCCCCGGCCGGCGGCGCGACCCCGTCGTCCGCCCCGCCTGACGACGCGAACGAGGTCGCGACGGCCGATGAGTCGGCCGCTCGCGGCAGCAGGTGACTGCTGTGTCGGGGTGGGCGTCCGGGCGCGGCGAGTCGTGCAGGAGGCGGTGGAGCGGTGCGTTTGCCGCGCCTCGCGGCCGGAGGGACGATGAGAGTGCGCTGCGGTCCACGGCCGGGCCCTGACGTGGTGGTCGCCTCGGGTGGCCCGCGTACGCCTCGCGGCTCCGGCATGTGATCCCGTATCCGCGTTCCTGCCAAGCCCACTTGGGGGCCCGGATGGCGAGAGTTCCGCGCGGCGTGGTCGACGAGCGTGGCCGGCGGGCCGTCGTGCACGACCACGAAGGCGCGCTGATTGCCCTGGACCTGGAGAACGGCGCACCGCTGTGGCGGCACGAACCGAGTCTGCGGCCGTGCGCGCTGCTCGTCGGGTCGGTCGTGGCCCTGCGGATCAGCCCGTCGCCGACGCTCGTCGTGGTGGTGCTCGACGCCGACACCGGTGAGGACCGCTGGGCATCGGAGCGGGTCGCCCTGCCGCCGTGGGCGCGCTGCACCCTGGACGACAGCAGCGGCTTCTCCCTGCGGACCGAGACGGGCGCCGACTTCGTGGTGCTCCGCTGGACCGTGCGGGCCTCGTACCGCGGCGGCGCCGCACCGAGCAGCCGGGTCCTGGAGGAGTCCCGGCACACGGCGTCCGGAGCCGTGCGGGTCGCTCTGACGGATCCGCCTTCCCTGGCCGTGCTTCCCGAGGCGGAGGCGGGGGCGGATGCCGAGGCGGAGACGGATGCCCGGGCCGCCGCCTGGTCGGAGGGCAAGACGGACCCGGAAGCGGATGCCCGGGCCGGGGCCTGGCCGGAGGGCAAGACGGACCCGGAAGCGGATGCCGGGGCCGCCGCCTGGTCGGAGGGCGAGACGGACCCGGAGGCGGATGCCGGGGTTCGAGCGGCCGACGGGGCGGACGCGCGGGCGCTCCCGGAGGCGGACGACGGCGGAGTACCAGCCCCCGTACCACCGAAGGCCCCGTCCGCAGGGCAGTCCATCGTCCTGGACCAGTGCCTGGTCGGCGAGCGCCGCCTGGAACTCGTCCTGCGCCGCGATGCGGGCATCGTCGTCCTCAGGGCCGCGGATGCCCGTACCGGCACGCCCGCGTGGGAGGTGGAACTGGACCGCACGACCCCGCGGCGGGCGCCCAGGCTCCGGCCCTAGCTCCGGCCCTAGCTCCGGCCCGGGCGTGTCCCCGCGCCCCTCCCACCCACCGCCTCGCGCCGATCGAGGGTGCCGTCATGGCCATCTCAGACGAAGAAGTCGCCCGGTCGAAGCACATCAGCGTCACGCAGGTGCAGATGCTGTGCCGCTCCCGCGGCACGACGAACGAGACGCTCGCCGCCCTGCCCGAGGCCGCCGTGCGCCGGGCCCTGCTGCGCCTCGACTTCCCCGACCTGCCGACGGCCCGCGGGCTCTTCCGCCTCAAGCAGGAGCGCAGCGACGACGGGACCGTCCGGCCGCACGGTCTGGGCGCGGCCTACACGCAGGTGGAGGGCATGCTGAGCCGTGCGGCGCCGTCCATGACGGCCGGTGTGCCGACCGGACCGAACGTCCTCACGCGGGGCGCGGGACCGGCTCCGACGGCCGGCATGCGGCTGGCCGCCTGGCGGTGGCTCGGTCCCGGGAACATCGGCGGACGGACCCGGGGCATCGTCATCGACCCGGCGGATCCGGACCGCATGTGGGCCGTGAGCGCCGGCGGCGGCGTGTGGCACACCGGGGACGGCGGCGCCCGGTGGGCTCCGGTCGACGACTTCCTGGAGAACCTCTCCTGCGGCTGCATCGCCGCCGACCCCTCCGACGCGGCCACGCTGTACGTGGGGACCGGCGAAGCCTTCCACAACCTCGACGCCATCCGCGGCAACGGCGTCTTCCGCACCACCGACGCGGTCTCCTGGGCCCCGCTGGCGGCCACGCAGACCCCGGACTTCCAGTTCGTGAGCCGGATCGCGGTGTCGGGTGACGGGACGGTCGTCCTCGCGGCGACCTCCACCGGCCTCTTCCGCAGCGCCGACTCCGCGCGCGCCACCTGGACCAAGGTGCTCGGCCACCCCCTCGGGGACGTCCGGTTCGATCCGCGGGACAGCGACAGGGCGGTGGCCGGGGCGCTGCGGGACGGCGCCGCCTGGTTCAGCCGGGACGGCGGAACCACCTGGGCCCTCGCGACCGGCGGGCCGTGGACCGGCCGGGTCGAACTGGCCCACGCGGCCCAGGACCCCGACGTCGTCTACGCGTCGGTCCAGATGACCACCGGTCAGATCTGGCGGTCGACGGACGGCGGGGCGTCCTACCGAAAGAGGAAGACGCTGACCGCGAACGGCGTGCCCTCGGCGTACCTCGCCGAGCAGGGCTGGTACGACAACGCCGTCTGGGCCGGGGACCCGACCGACGCCGACCTGGTGATCGCCGGTGGCGTCAACCTGTACCGCAGTACCGACGGCGGCGACCACCTGGCCGAGATCAGCACCTGGTGGGAGCCCGCCTCGGTCCACGCGGACCAGCACGCGATCGTCGCCCACCCCTCGTACGACGGGGTCACCAACCGCACGGTGTTCTTCGGCAACGACGGCGGTGTGTTCAGGGCGGACGACCTGGCAGCCGTCGGGACCGAGCCGGAGCCGCCGTTCGTGAACGGCTGGACCGAACTCGTCAACGACTACGGCGTCACGCAGTTCTACGCGGGAGCCGGCCATCCCGGCAGCGGGAAAATCATCGGGGGCGCGCAGGACAACGGCTCGCTCGTCTTCGACCCGGCCCTCGGCACCGAGGACTGGCGCGCGTTCTTCGGCGGTGACGGCGGCTGGTGCGCCTCCGACCCCACGGATCCGCAGGTGTTCTACGGCGAGTACGTCTTCCTCAACATCCACCGCAACACCGATGGCGCCACCACCGACGACACGCGGGGCGACCGCTACATCAGCGGCCAGTTCTTCGACTTCTCCACGCGTGAGTGGTCCTGGAAGCAGGTGCCCTTCCGCATCCCGGACGCGAAGAACGAGAACGCGCTCTTCATCGCCCCGTTCGTCCTCGATCCGAACGACGAGAACCGGATCCTGGCGGGCGGCGTGTCGCTGTGGCGCACGAACGACGCCAAGCGGCCCAACACCCCTGCCTCGGGCCCGGCCTGGCGGGCGGTCAAGCCCGGCTCCGGCGCGATGATCAGCGCGATCGCGGTGGCTCGCGGCAACTCGGACGTGGTGTGGGTGGGCCACGAGGACGGCATGCTCTTCCGCACCGGCAACGGCACCGCGCCGACGCCGACCTGGGCGCGCGTCGGCGCGACGGGACCGAGCCCGCTGACGCCACGGCGCTACTGCACCGGCATCACCGTGCACCCGGAGGACCCGGACACCGCCTACGTCACCTTCGGCGGGTACGAGCGCGGCAACCTGTGGGTGACCACGGACGCCGGAGCGTCCTGGACCGACCTCGCCACCGCCCTGCCCCGTGCCCCGATCCGGGCCCTCGCCGTGCACCCGCGGCGGACCGGCCTGCTCTACTGCGGCACCGAGGTGGGGCTGTTCGCCAGCGAGGACGCCGGTGCGAGCTGGTCGCCGACGAACGAGGGGCCGACGAACTGCTCCGTCGACGACCTGTTCTGGATGGACGAGGACCTAATCTGCGTGACCCACGGGCGCGGGATGTTCCGGATCGACCTGTCGACGGTCCCGTAGGGCGACAGCGATGGATCCGCTTCTGATTCCGATCGTGTTCCTCGCGGTGGCGGCCGCCTTCCTGCTGTCCGCTTCGGCCGGCTTCGGAGGCAGCCTCATCCTCGTCCCCACGCTGGCGCTGGTTCTCGGCACCAAGTCGGGAGTGGCGCTCGCGGCCCTCCTCCTCGCGTCCAACAACCTGGTGAAGGTCTTCGCCTACCGGGCGACGCTTCCGTTCCGCAAAGCCGCGGTCGTGATCGTGCTGGTCGCCGCGGGCGCCTTCCTGGGGGCCACGCTGCTCGTCCACGCCCCGGAACGGGCCGTGACGCTCGCGGTCATCGCGGGCTTCGCCGCCGCGTTCCTCGTGGAGACCTTCGACCTGACCCGCTGGAAGCGGGCCGGTTCACCGCTGCTGGCCCTCGCCTCGGGTGCGACGTCCGGATTCAGCGGAACGTCCGGGCCCCTGAAGGGACTCGCGGTGCGCGGACTGGACCTGGACCGCCTCCACCTGGTGGGCGCGCTGTCCCTGGTGTCGCTCGTGGGAGACGTGACGAAGACCGCCGTCTGGACCGACGCCGCCCTGCTGACGGGCCGGGACTACCTCGTGGCGCTGGTGTGCGTGCCGCTCATGTTCGCGGCGACCTTCCTCGGCAGGCGGTTCAACACCAGGATCGGCGAACGGGGCTACACCGGCCTGTTCTGGACCGTCATGGCCGGCTACACGGGCCGCCTGCTGGCCGGCCTGTGAACCCTCGGCCCGGCCGGATCCCCTCGACCGCCTCGTCCCCCTCGACCCGCCGGGCCGGCGCGGACGGGCCTGCGCGGCAGCGCACCCGAGGTGCCCCAGCTCGGCCGACGTGCGGAGCTGGGGCTCTCCTCGTGTGCCCCGGACCGTCCGGGGTATTCCCCGAGCCTCCGCCCCGGCACGGGTACGAGCGGCGGCGGCCTCCCCGCCCCAGGGGCGGGGCCGCCGTCGCGTCGAACCCCGGGCCTGCC
It encodes:
- a CDS encoding PQQ-binding-like beta-propeller repeat protein, giving the protein MVDERGRRAVVHDHEGALIALDLENGAPLWRHEPSLRPCALLVGSVVALRISPSPTLVVVVLDADTGEDRWASERVALPPWARCTLDDSSGFSLRTETGADFVVLRWTVRASYRGGAAPSSRVLEESRHTASGAVRVALTDPPSLAVLPEAEAGADAEAETDARAAAWSEGKTDPEADARAGAWPEGKTDPEADAGAAAWSEGETDPEADAGVRAADGADARALPEADDGGVPAPVPPKAPSAGQSIVLDQCLVGERRLELVLRRDAGIVVLRAADARTGTPAWEVELDRTTPRRAPRLRP
- a CDS encoding TSUP family transporter — protein: MDPLLIPIVFLAVAAAFLLSASAGFGGSLILVPTLALVLGTKSGVALAALLLASNNLVKVFAYRATLPFRKAAVVIVLVAAGAFLGATLLVHAPERAVTLAVIAGFAAAFLVETFDLTRWKRAGSPLLALASGATSGFSGTSGPLKGLAVRGLDLDRLHLVGALSLVSLVGDVTKTAVWTDAALLTGRDYLVALVCVPLMFAATFLGRRFNTRIGERGYTGLFWTVMAGYTGRLLAGL